The Camelina sativa cultivar DH55 chromosome 18, Cs, whole genome shotgun sequence DNA window ATCAAACAAGGAACCACCCTCGACCGTCGTCTCACGAGCAACTTCAGCATCCCTCCTGCAAGTCTCTTAGGCTTCACAACATTCTCAATGCTTGTCTTCATAGTCATATACGACCGTTTCTTTGTTAAACTCACAAGACGATTCACGGGAAATCCAAGAGGTATCACATTGCTTCAGCGAATGGGAATCGGTATGGTCCTTCACATCATAATCATGATCATCGCGTCCATAACCGAACGGTTTAGGCTCAAGGTCGCTGCTGAACACGGGCTAAACCATCAGACGGTTGTACCGATTCCTTTGTCAATTTTCTTGCTGCTTCCACAGTATGTGCTAATGGGTTTGGCTGATTCTTTCATAGAAATAGCAAAGCTAGAGTTTTTCTACGATCAAGCACCAGAGAGCATGAAAAGCCTCGGGACATCATACACGACCACAAGTATGGCAGTCGGGAATTTCATGAGCAGTTTTATCCTTTCGTCAGTGTCTCAGATAACAAAGAATCAGGGGAGAGGATGGATTCTAAACAACTTGAATGAGTCTAGGCTGGATAAGTATTACATGTTCTTCGCAGTACTTAACCTGGTTaacttcctcctcttcttggtTGTGATTACATTTTATGAGTACAGAGCTGATGTTACAGACTCAGCAGAACATAAGGAACCAAGAATGATAGATAACAACAATGAGTAAGGAAAGACACTCTATAAATTTGGTTGTAATATATGTATTGATTGGAACCAATTAAGCAAAGCCTTAATCCACTTACAAACCATCATGATACACtgttattttgttatgtttctcTATCAGACGCTGAGAAACCACAAAAGTTTGTTCTTAGTGAAGTCCTCAGATAGATATTACAACATAAGGCAGACAACTCTAAAACGACTTACAGTACATGGTTTTCGATTAAAGACTCGTCTCAGAAGTTATACTTCCTTTTGACAGCGACACggtcatcttcatcatcctcttcttcctcttcctcctcttcttcttcttctacttcctcttcttcttcttgcccgACATCATCTTCTGCAGTATTAACCCTCTCGCACTCATCGATCCATTCGCTATAACTGCATTCATTTTGGAACAAACCATTAGAAAAAGTAAGGGTGAAACAAAAGCGAAAACATAACGTTGTAAATAGTTGTATACTTACATGTCTATAGCTTCAGTCAAAGCtacacaagaacaaaaaaaaaaaaacagaacagaaaaaGAATGATCAGATATGTAAAACAAACAGAACCCGTATGCTATATTGACTTAAACAATTTCGAAAGATCGAAAAAAAGAAACCTGTGATAGTAGTACTAAAGCTTTCTTCACAGATTCTACAAGTTGCGACACCAATCAGATGCTTCATATCactgaaaaaaacaacaacaaaacaaaaggactCAGTGGATAAATTTTCAATTGTTTATCTTACATATTGTGATACTTTATCTTACATATTGCATTCGACACTGGACCCGTGATTGCAGAAAGGACAACTAAAGATTGTGTCAAGCTTATCCATTCTCTTCGTTGGAGCAGGCTTTGCTCTTGATTTCCTCTTTCCCATTGTTTCAGAAGCACCTTTTCCCCCACAAAACAATCgaatcaaaacaaacacacacatcaaTAACCTCACTATACTTAAACACAAaaatcaatactttttttttgtaatgatcaATTACTAGATTGAGAAAAAGCATTCAACTTCAAAGAAATCTCAGTAATTcgctaaaaaaaatcaatacttttTCGTAATGATCAATTACTAGATTGAGAAAAGTATTCAACTTTAAAGAAATCTCAATAATTTGACAATTACCAGATAATCAGAAATTGGGGATCTTGAAACCCTAAATACAGAAACTATCTCAGAACAAAGATGGGATTCGCAACAGATTTAACTTCAGTATGAACAGATCGACATCATAGAAGTGCGAATTGATTAGAATAATCGAGTTTACCAGGCGATGAGGGTTGATTTGCTTATGAAGATTGCGGAGGAGACGGCTGTAAGCGGTGGCGATAGATATGTAAACAACACGACGGCGAGAGATTGATgttcgtttgtttgttttgtaggaATTAAGTAAAGGCTTAATTTTTAGACGCTTTTTAAAAGTTGAGAATAATGGGCTTATTTTCTAAGGCccgtatacttttttttttgtgtgtggacaAAATGGGCCGT harbors:
- the LOC104760298 gene encoding transcription elongation factor 1 homolog, with product MGKRKSRAKPAPTKRMDKLDTIFSCPFCNHGSSVECNIDMKHLIGVATCRICEESFSTTITALTEAIDIYSEWIDECERVNTAEDDVGQEEEEEVEEEEEEEEEEEDDEDDRVAVKRKYNF